In Isosphaera pallida ATCC 43644, the sequence GTTTTTCGCTTTGCTCGGTCCCTCTTGCCCTTCAAACGTCTAGCCTCGTCCCTCTCACCTGACTGTTTTATCTTGGGCGGGTCCTTTATCCACTCCGGTCAGTAGACGCCGTGAAGAGGCCCGCCGGGCGCGGCTAAGGCATCGACTCGACGTTCGATTTCAGGGTCGTCCTCTAAAGGAGGGGCGTGATGTGGCTTGATGCGAGCGTCGATCACAAGAGGTCCGTGACATCCCCAGTGCTTGCGTTCGGTGAAGGCGTTGACGCCGTCAATGTCGGATGCCGGGTTAGAGCGAGTGAAGACCACCCAGAGCCAGTTGCGTAGAGAGCGGGCGGTGAAGTCGGCGTCGTCCACCAACACCACCAGGGGAAAGCCCTGGGGGATGCGGGCGGTTTCGCAGAACCCGCGATGTTGACGCGGGCCGCTTTCTGAAGCGAAACGCGGAGCTTGGACCACCAAGACACCTGGTAGGGCGACCTTGGGATGATCGAAGCCGTCGGGCAGTTTGAGCGGGTCGGTGGCTTGGTCCCAAGCGGTCGCCAGGTCGCGGCGCTTGGAACCGACGGCGGCGATCACCACCTTGGAACCCTGATTGAAGCCGTCGCCGGAATAGTCGAGGGTGTCGATCGTCGTGCGGGTTTGGAAATGAAGGTCGTTGGACCAATCGACCCGCTCGAGCCAGTGGCGCAGGAAGGCGGCAATGTCGTGGACATCAAGACTGGGGTCGTCCTCGTGGGCGACGATGAAGAGGTATTTGGCCAGCGACATTTGCCCTTGGCCGAGGATGGCGTTGGCCTGAGTGAGCAGTTCCTGAGGGCGTCGCAGGGGGGCGTAGGGGACGTAACGTTCCGAGCCGATGGCCAACAGCAGGGGGTGGACCCCGGCGGCGTCCACGGCATGGACCCCTTTGACGCCGGGCAGAACGGTAGGGACCAACGGGCCGGTCAATTCGTGGATCAGTTGGCCAAAGGTGGTGTCCTCCTGAGGGGGCCGTCCCACAGTGGTGAAGGGCCAAACGGCGTCGCGGCGATGGTGGACCGCTTCCACCTTGAGGACGGGAAAATCGTGGACCAACGCATAATAGCCCAGGTGGTCGCCGAAGGGACCCTCCGGCTTGACGGTGTGAGGATCGACGGTGCCGGAAATGACGAAATCGGCCTCGATGGGAGCAAGCAGGCCGTTGGCGGCCGGGGCCATCTTGAGCCGTGCTCCTTGCAGAGCGCCGGCGAAACTGATTTCGGGCAGGCCCTCCGGCAACGGCATGACCGCCGCCAGGATCAGGGCGGGCGGTCCGCCGACGATCACGTTGACTTTGAGCGGTTCGCCCCGCCGGATCGCGGCGGCGTGGTGGACGCCGATGCCTCGATGCAGTTGATAATGTAAACCGACCTCGGCGTTAGGTTCGTAGGAATTACCGCCGAGTTGCACCCGATACATGCCTAGATTCGACTTGGCCGGACCGGGTCGGTCAGGGTCTTCAGAGTACACCAGGGGCAGGGTGACAAAAGGGCCACCGTCGCGCGGCCAGGAGATCAACCGGGGTAACTGATCGAGTCGCGTGCGATGTTCCAAAACCGGGCCGGTGCGGGTTCGACGGGGTAGAAGCGTCCAGGCGGTCTTCGGCAACCCGAGGAACCGCCAAGGCTTGCGCGCCAGACGCGCGGGGTCCACCTTGGCGTCCACCAACAACGAGATCGCCGCCAAACGGTCGCGGAACAGGTAACGTGCGCGGTCCAACGTGCCGAACAGGTTGGCGACCATCGGAAACGGCGTGCCTTTGACTCGTTTGAACAGGAGGGCCGGACCACCCGCCTCATAGACGCGTCGTTGGATCGCGCCGGCCTCCAACACCGGATCCACCTCGTGGTCCAATTCCAACAGTTGACCACTTCTCTTCAAGTCAGCCAAAGCGGAGGCAAGGGTTTGATGTCCCATGGGCGATTGGTGTCACTGGAGCTAAACGACAATGATCGGTTAGGTGCTTCGAGGCCACGTCGGGTTGGGCGGACATCGAACGAGATCGGCTGGCGGTCGGTGGTGTGGCGGGCCACAACTCGGCCCCAAGGAGCAAGAGGTTCTACCGAGGCGTGCGTTTCCCCCTGACGCTTCCTATTATCCTAGACGCCCGAGGAGAGGGCTCTGGCTCGAAGAACCCTATGTCGCGGCGATCCGTCGTCTTGGGGTGCCACTCGACCTTAGGGTATGATGACGCACCAACCCGTCGCCTGGGGAGTGGCGGCCCCGTGTCCGCCTCCAACGCCACACGTGGCGCGGTCAACCAGATCAAACCCACGACACGGCTGGAACTTCAAAACGGGAAAGGATCGGCGAACGTGTTCAACACCTTCGAAGACATGGGAATGCAGTTCCTTTATCCGATCAACTGGCAACTTGACGCCGATACCGACGGACGACGCACCGTGGTCGAACTTCGCGCCCCCGGCGACACCTTCGTCTTCTTCCTCACCTTCGATGAAAACCGCCCAATGCCCGACCACCAGATCGAGGAGGCACTCGAAGCAGTTCAATCGAGTCACCCCCACCTTTACGTC encodes:
- a CDS encoding UbiD family decarboxylase yields the protein MGHQTLASALADLKRSGQLLELDHEVDPVLEAGAIQRRVYEAGGPALLFKRVKGTPFPMVANLFGTLDRARYLFRDRLAAISLLVDAKVDPARLARKPWRFLGLPKTAWTLLPRRTRTGPVLEHRTRLDQLPRLISWPRDGGPFVTLPLVYSEDPDRPGPAKSNLGMYRVQLGGNSYEPNAEVGLHYQLHRGIGVHHAAAIRRGEPLKVNVIVGGPPALILAAVMPLPEGLPEISFAGALQGARLKMAPAANGLLAPIEADFVISGTVDPHTVKPEGPFGDHLGYYALVHDFPVLKVEAVHHRRDAVWPFTTVGRPPQEDTTFGQLIHELTGPLVPTVLPGVKGVHAVDAAGVHPLLLAIGSERYVPYAPLRRPQELLTQANAILGQGQMSLAKYLFIVAHEDDPSLDVHDIAAFLRHWLERVDWSNDLHFQTRTTIDTLDYSGDGFNQGSKVVIAAVGSKRRDLATAWDQATDPLKLPDGFDHPKVALPGVLVVQAPRFASESGPRQHRGFCETARIPQGFPLVVLVDDADFTARSLRNWLWVVFTRSNPASDIDGVNAFTERKHWGCHGPLVIDARIKPHHAPPLEDDPEIERRVDALAAPGGPLHGVY